gtagtgagaaagcccgttGATGTCGATGAGGAATCGCCTAGACCGCGCTACATTGCTGCTAatggacgaggtacccgatgaggagatgctggctggcgcggtgcggtgGGGCAGGGAGTGATGATGATTCCTTAATCAACGCCTCCTTagggcgtgttctgtcgagggtcacaaATATGGGAATATGCGTGACGATCCCAAAGGAAGATCTTACGAGCGAGGTGTTATACtcagtcaggccgaagcccacgtgattgatttcagctgtcgttTAAATATAGTTACTTACATACCGAAGCACTTAATAGTCTtcaatagcgcgatgcaggaatgtggcgctaattgtgggtaGCACCACaaatttttagaatatttaaggataaaattattgacctcttataaagagacatattattacagattcatcggaaaatctcttggtaactcttagatTGATAAttccaactttttatgagttcatacttcatagtgatatgcttcatattcatTTCACATCGAGTAcctatgcaaaatacgatatcgccattaagcggggaattgactaccgggccgcccgctacgggccgcccgtcacgggcggtctgtcgcatgtctgctcgtcaattcctaggtacgggcacagacatgcccgttggccggtgcccgcagcctgcccgcgagatcgcattttccccgcgcgggcacgggcaagtctgtacatgaatggtcgcgacgggcggtctgtcgcatgtctgctcgtcaattcctaggtacgggcacagacatgcccgttgGCCGGTacccgcagcctgcccgcgagatcgcattttccccgcgcgggcacgggcaagtctgtacatgaatggtcgcgacgggcggcccgtTGTCATTTgcgccttggagagcgactggagtgcacttaaaatattaaaatattttaaaacatattattgtaaacaatacaaacactataatataatacttaggaatgaaggaacaaaaacaattttgacatatgtttatttccatttaccggtcgtatccttgtttgtagaaagttaaaagGTAGGTGTAAATAACTTTTCGGGTAGGTGTAAATAAAGTGAATAGAAGTctctatatttataatatttaaataattgagtttgcattaattttcaataattatttgtaataaattgAGTGCAATACATACGGATTTCCCGAAGTTTCATGTTATTGGTCCTCTATGTAACAAGCAGACCTCCTAACTGAGACACCACCTGCCAGCTGATTGATTTAGCAATTACTTGCAACTTCTACCCCGCACAACAAAATGTCACAATTGGACGACATTCAAAAAGCACAACAGAGCTTAGAGGAATGTGTAATGAAGAAGATGGAGGAGCTTCAGGCACAGTTGCAAGGTGGAGCTGCCGCGAAGGATACCGTGGCCAAAGTGGCTGAAGAGTTCCGCACTTTTCGTGAGCTCACTTTCTCTATGCTTAGCTTGCTTCGGAAACAAATTGCAGAATGCTCCAAGGCTGCTGACATAATGGAAACCAGGGATCGTAGAAAGTTTTTACTTCTCACTGGAGTACCCGAGCAAAGTGGCGAAAACTGTTTATCTTTGGTTCTGGACATTGTGCATCATAAGCTTGCTATGAAAGATATAACAGCCGCCTCAATTAAGGTATGTCATAGACTAGGTAGTCAGTCCAATCCTAGTATTCCCCACAAATGCCGGCCGTTGCTAGTCAAGTTCTCCACTATTGACATCAAAGCTGCTATTTTTCGGGCTAAAACCAAGTTAAAAGGTACACCATTCTCATTGAGAGAGTTTCTGACTAAAGTACGACAGTCAGTGTTTAGTAAGGCAAGAATGCACTTCGGTTTGAGGGGCTGTTGGACATTGGATGGTGCAGTCATTATTAAGAGCACTGACGGTAAACGCCACAAGGTAACGTCCATGGAGGAGCTCCAGCCACTTATGCAGAAGTATCAGAAGGCAACACCATCGATAGTTTCCTCTAATGCCggaaaataatatcaataggTTCATTTATGCTTATAAACTTTATCATAATAGGTTACCTACTTagacaacaatattatgtactaagtaTGTGCCCATATTACTCTGTTTTATGAAAGATTTTGTCGATAACTTTGTTCTGTCGTACACTTTGCCATTTTATTTGATATGTATTAAGTTACATGATTTAATTTAAGGGTAATTTCAGTATTACAAAAGGGTACCTACTCGGTTTCCAACATtttcaatatcaataataatatgtcaatgtCAATTGTCACATCGTTGTTTTAAATGTCATTTGTCAGTTGCGTTCCAATACAagtacttcttcttcttttaaagaagaaaagtttaagatattttttttgtgtcgtTGAatgctaatattaaaatattatgtaaactacaTAGTTTAGCAT
This genomic window from Aricia agestis chromosome 2, ilAriAges1.1, whole genome shotgun sequence contains:
- the LOC121739879 gene encoding uncharacterized protein LOC121739879, yielding MSQLDDIQKAQQSLEECVMKKMEELQAQLQGGAAAKDTVAKVAEEFRTFRELTFSMLSLLRKQIAECSKAADIMETRDRRKFLLLTGVPEQSGENCLSLVLDIVHHKLAMKDITAASIKVCHRLGSQSNPSIPHKCRPLLVKFSTIDIKAAIFRAKTKLKGTPFSLREFLTKVRQSVFSKARMHFGLRGCWTLDGAVIIKSTDGKRHKVTSMEELQPLMQKYQKATPSIVSSNAGK